From Sphingopyxis alaskensis RB2256, the proteins below share one genomic window:
- a CDS encoding conjugal transfer protein TraD, which yields MRKPRDFDSELKALADKAKQMKERRVRDLGALVTATGADALDADVLAGALLEAVDNNDKAISEGWRKRGAAFFQGKQRNTASGPRQQPEGTLPLDGGAASA from the coding sequence ATGCGCAAACCCCGCGATTTTGATTCGGAGCTCAAGGCCCTCGCCGACAAGGCCAAGCAGATGAAGGAACGCCGCGTGCGCGACCTCGGCGCGCTGGTCACGGCAACCGGAGCCGACGCACTCGATGCGGATGTGCTGGCGGGCGCGCTGCTCGAGGCTGTCGACAACAACGACAAGGCTATAAGCGAGGGCTGGCGCAAGCGCGGCGCGGCCTTCTTTCAGGGCAAGCAACGCAACACTGCGAGCGGACCTCGGCAGCAGCCGGAAGGCACTCTCCCGCTCGATGGCGGCGCGGCATCGGCTTGA